The sequence ACACAAAGCAAGAACACAGGGAATCCATTATCAAGCTAGTGCTAACAAGATGATAATTACGTTCAATAGATGACCTCTTGGAGAGGTACACTTAACTCTGTGTTATCCAGGTTAGTTGTAACCAGGAGATCACCCTCCGAAAATCTGTCTTTAGCACTTTGCTAAATTTTAGCATGTTAGATCAACAAGTTCCTTCACAACTCTgcgtaactttttttttttttttttagctgctgaGCTTGTTGTGTCATGTTTGTGAAGAGCTGCCTCTCTTCTGGACAGCTGCAGTCTGATTTTTGAAAGCTGCTACTGCAGAGACCACACAGTTGCATTGCTCATATTTCTTTCCTGCAGTACTTTGTACAGCTTATTCACTTCTGACGTAATGAGAGCAAAGACAGAAGACAACAAAACTGTCCATCATCCAAAAGACTGAACAGACCAAGTAACTCATTGATGGGTGCCAAATGCCATCCCGATTATGTTACAGCTTCCTTGTAACTCTTAACTCTTCCAAGTTTTCATGAACTGTATTATGAACAGTATCATTAATAGATCTTCCCTGCAAACACACCTGTCTTGCATTGTGTccagaagggcaatgaagctggtgaggggtctggagaacaagtcttacgaggagcggctgagggagctgggattgttcagcctggagaagaggaggctcgggggcgaccttatcacactctacaggtaccttaaaggaggctgtagcgagatggggttggtctattctcccacgtgcctggtgacaggatgatggggaatgggctaaagttgtgccaggggaggtttaggttggatattaggaagaacttctttaccgaaagggttgttaggcattggaatgggctgcccagcgaagtggttgagtcaccatccctgtggaggtctttaaaagacttttagatgttgagcttagtcatacggtttagtggaggacttgatagcgttaggtcagaggttggactaggtgatcttggaggtctattccaacctagatgattctgtgattctatatcTCAGCACCCTCCTCTTCATCTAGGAGACCTGTATGTTctgttaaagcagaaaaatacagctaGGGATAAATGTTCAGTTATTTGTGGAACAGCTCTCTCAGACCCTCATCGGAGAGGTGCTGCTCCACCTACACCATTTTTACTCGGCTGCTGCCACACCCactcccgccccgccccgccccgagGCGCGGCCGCCATTTTCTGGGCCGGATCCCCCGAGATGGCTCCTCCCACCGCAGAGCCCTCAGCGCCTGGGGTTGGGTATACGTCTCGCCTTCTAATTGGACAACGCGCTTGAAGAGACAGCACCAGCGCCCAATCGCATTCCAGAGATGGCGTGTGGGGGCGGGACTTCTCGGCGTGAGGAGGCGGTgccgggcgggcagcggcgCAGAGCAGGCCGTTAGTATGGCCGCAGCCGCCGCGTCGCTGTCGGACAAGGAGAGGTAATGCGGGTGGGTTGGCACCctgcgccccgccgccgcccctcgcGTCGTGGCCAGAGCCCTacgggggtggggggactgCGGCAGAGCGAGGCCGGGGCCTGCGGTGGGGCAGCGTGAGGGGCGTTATAGCGCGTCCGTTAAAAATGGCGTGCTGTGGTCCGGGGACACGCTCCTCTGTGGTCTCGTCCCGTCATGGTCGTTCTTCGGCCTCTCCTTGTGGGCCTCAGCCGCGGTTTTTTGTGCCGGATGGGAGCGTAACTGGGGCTTTGTCAGTGTTGTCCCTGTGCTTGACATGATGGGATGTCTCAAAAAATCTCAGTTTAACGTAATCGAGTCTTTAAGCATGTGTTTTTTCACTTACATAATTTATCAATATAAGTTACCTAAACCTGGCTAGCATTGCTGCGTGAATAGGCAAATTGCTAATACGTAAGAAAAAAGTGATTCTCACTTTTATCAATAACATAATCATCAACAAGGGTACTACAACCCTTTGAGGGAACTTTCATTAATTCTCAGTGAAAGGGAATATATctgatatattttcttctcatagCTTTCTGGGTTTTAAGAAATgggttaaaacattttttttcagtctccttttcttctcagagCAAATATCCCCACCCTGCGTGCGCTCTCTGCCCCCAAAAGTGGTGTCACACAAATGGGGTTTCTGCCAAATGGTCAGGCAGCGTACTGAGTAACTGAAATGGGGTTTTGCaacatcttaaaaataagtGAGGGAAAATAAGTGGTTGTTTAAAATTGCTGTGGAAACTTCATATGTTTtagcagtaacattttttttttaactaggaAAATAATGCATAAACGGTGTTAGGAGTTGATGTTACTTAATTAAaacttgctgttttctctctttttttttctagatttatCTGCATTTATCCAGCatatttaaacaacaaaaagacaatagcagaaggaagaaggatACCTATAGACAAAGTAATTTTGTGGGTGGCAGGGAAatatgatgttttgttttgctgtgtagTGGTGTGCAAAGAACtagaaaatgaaactaaatttCAAAGTTACTGATCTTTCCTATCCCCCATGGCAAGTAGCTTGATAACTAGAAATTACAGTATGTTTGACAATAATCTAATGTGAATGTGTTAATTTGGTAGAGGAGTACAGGGTTAATGCATCAATTTTCATGTGAGCAGCAACCTTGGCAAAAAGGTGAAGTAATGAAAACCAAACGCGCTCAATCTATTACAAAATTGATTTGCCAAATAAGAGAGTGATGCAGAAAATAATACTTAGCTAGTGATTGCGTGCTTGGTGACTGGTTTGTCAAAACATGCCCATATTCTGTGCTCTGCCCTCTTTGCTGCTGTCTGTCAAAGATCAGAGCTTATCTATGAGCTTAGGCCATGCTGTGGCATGTAGATTTGTTAGTTGCTCTTTCAATCTGTATGGAAATAGTTTTCATCATGTCCCTCTTTATAGCATTTTTAACAAGCAATGCTGGGAATTTTAATGGCTTTTCTCACTGCTTAGGAagttttggtggtgttttgtttttctttctcctgataatagtttaaaaaaaaaaagtgaaaattaaaaaagtgaaaataattctTGAGCATATACATTGCCAAAGATCTATTtatgggatgaatctgctgcCCCAGGCCTAAAAAGTTTGccttaaaagaggaaaaaaaaagtttacctGCAATCCTTGCTGTAATTTTGcctttattaatttatatttttttggttctgtataaatataattaatgttgtttcagttatttttcacaGGCAATTCTATTACCTTCTCCTAAGTCCTAAACAATTGTGTctcatctgctttgttttactgaTACCTTATGTGttctttttgatgttttctaaTCTGTAGGAGGGCAGTAGATTAGTCACTATTTGAAGTGTCATTTCTTTGCCCATCTGCTTTTTCTAGCTATAAAGGTATAGAGTGGGAAACCACTAACTATTTCTGTATAGGTAGTTAGTTCATCACTGAAAAATGTGTAACAGTAGTATGTTGTTTCAACAGGCTGTTGAAAATCCCACATCCACAGAAATCCAAGATGTGTGTGCAGCAGTTGGATTCAACGTGCTATTAGAGGTaatgtgaaacaaacaaacaaacctcccccaaacaaaaaacaaaccaatcaAAAAAAGCTACCTTGGTGTGTGTCTCctatcattttgttttttgttgcagGCAGGATAAGTTGCAACTGAGAAGTTTTTGTTAGTAGCCATAAAGATATTTGATTGGTTTTGAGTAATAATGAAGGAAATGTTTGAAAACTGTGTGCAAGGCAAGAATAACTTGAATCTCTGAGTTAATGTCACTTTTTAAGCTTATAAAAAGATCATTCTTAGTTACCTATTCTGGAAAGATTATCTTAGTTTCTTAAAAGTTCTTTGTAGAGTAAGAGTAGAAGGAAATTTTGCAAGGTGTAACtctaaaaacatgctttttaaagtttaatttgCAATGAGAGTTCATTATCTGTTGGAATGAGTGTCTGATAGGAATAGGATTCTGCTGCCACTTAAAATTTTCAGGGTCCTTTGGAGTTACATTATAGCTAGTGGTGCAAATAGCATTTAAGCTATTAACTGCAATACCTGCTTGGTATTTAATTGGTTGGTTACTTTCTCCTAGTGGAATGAGTCTGCATTTGTAGTGAGGTaacttttcacatttcattttctgaagtgatTATTAATTTatcaatttaaaatactgttggCAAAATACTTGGGGGATGACATGGCTGGAGAGCTACAGGTCTGGGATGGATCCGCTCAGAATTCCAGTATGCTGTGACAGATCAGATGCCTGACAATTTTTGTAGAAAATGACTCCAGTACTTCATACCTAAGCAAGTTTCTCCTCCTTtgtgacagaaaaataagatgtaTCCCAGAGAGTGGAACCGTGATGTGCAGTACAGGGGTAGAGTACGAATTCAGCTCAAACAAGATGATGGCAACCCATGTTTACCTCAGTTTCCAACACGTGAGTAGAGTATCTGGGTTAGACGCTTTACCTGTTACTAGAATAG is a genomic window of Anser cygnoides isolate HZ-2024a breed goose chromosome Z, Taihu_goose_T2T_genome, whole genome shotgun sequence containing:
- the SRP19 gene encoding signal recognition particle 19 kDa protein, with protein sequence MAAAAASLSDKERFICIYPAYLNNKKTIAEGRRIPIDKAVENPTSTEIQDVCAAVGFNVLLEKNKMYPREWNRDVQYRGRVRIQLKQDDGNPCLPQFPTRKSVMLYAAETIPKLKTRTQKMGGSDQSLQQGEGGKKGKGKKKK